GCGGGCGAGGTCGCGAGTGTGGGCTCCCAGCTTGGATTCGTTCAGCTCCACGCAGTTTCCTTCGCGTGTCATTTTGTCGCTAGCCAGCCAGGGCATGGACAGCAAGTCCTCCTCCGTCACCTCCAGGCGGATTCCCAGCGGTGGCAGCCATTGTTTCAGCTTCGCCGGGGAGAAATTGTAATAGGTGAAGAGGAAGTCGTGGACGGGATGCTTTTCCTGCCGGCTGCGCCTTTCCACAAACGCATCGGCAGGGGCGGCCACCTGCGCCAGGTGGGCATCCCGACGGGCCCGCCAATCTGCCCGAGCCCAGGTGATGCTGGAAACGGCGGACGTCATGCCTCGATCTCGATCTTGTAACGAGGCAGGGTCTTGTCCACCTCCTGGCTGTAGGCATCAATCCCGCCAGTGAGGCAGGTCGCCTGGGTGAAACCATGGCCGACAAAGTAAGCCACCGCATCCAGGGAGCGGGAGCCCGTGTGGTCATAGAGTACCACGGGGGCGTTTTTGTCCCAATGGGAAAAAGCTTCCTGCACGAGTTCCTGCGTCATCAGCAGGGAGCCAGGGATGGTCACGGCCTCATGCTCTTCGCGGGTGCGCACATCCAGCACCTTGAGGTCGGGCGTGGCGGATCTGAGGGCGGCGAA
The Prosthecobacter algae genome window above contains:
- a CDS encoding rhodanese-like domain-containing protein; translated protein: MTTPSLQPLSPDTTLSQVLQSYPGAQRALFARYHIGGCRSCAFSPSETLAQLCVRNDNLDVQEVITHIQDSHQGDATLQISPTEFAALRSATPDLKVLDVRTREEHEAVTIPGSLLMTQELVQEAFSHWDKNAPVVLYDHTGSRSLDAVAYFVGHGFTQATCLTGGIDAYSQEVDKTLPRYKIEIEA